The Bdellovibrio bacteriovorus DNA window CATTTTCATCTGGTGATTTTCTTTGGCGAACTCTCCACGAAGGAAGTTCACCGGAGGATTTCTTGGTTTCTTAAAGCCCTCGATGGCCAATCCCAAGGCGACGCCGGCTTTCGCGCCATTGTAAGCAGAACGTTCAAATAGAACATTTGGAATCAAATCTAAAGTAGAAGTGCGATTCACGGGAACTTCCAGAATCTGAGTCAGGAACGGTCCGATATTTTGAATTTGTGAAACACCACCTGTCAAACCGATCGAGTCGATTTGAGCGTTGAATTCACTTTTAAGTTCCAAAATAGAAAGTTGTAAGTCACGAGCCAACTCACGAACACTTTTTGCAATCGTGTCTGAAAAAGTCACTTGATCAAAAGTTGCGCCTTGTTTGTTCGTCAAGATAAAGGCTTTGGTTTGCAATTCTTTGATCGCTTCCAAGAAAGGGATTTCGTATTTTTTAGAAATCGCTTCGGCGATATTTTTACCACCCCAAAGAACGGAGCGCACCGCAATCAAAGAGTTTCCTTCAAAGGCACTGACGAGTGTACGGGAGTGACCGATATTTAAAATCAACTGCACGTGGCGAACAGGTCTGTTGTCTTCGTCATTCAAAGCGATATTCGGAGGCAGAAGAGCTGGTGGAGCTTCATTCCATTTTTCAAAGACATTCGCAAGGGCTGTTCCTTCGGCAGAAACAATCGCCGGGTCAATGCCGGCATCTTGACCACGTTGAATGCAGTTTTGCACGTGAACTTTCGGAGCCGCACAGGCAAGCACTTCCGCGCCACCACCCACGGTGCGAACGATCTTTGCATCGAACACGGCATTTTCAGAAGAGAAAGGAAGATCTTCTTCGAGTTCAAACGCCAAGCTTTTAGAAATTTTAATGCGGTCGTTGAACGGGAAGAATTTATTGCGAATCGCCACACGATCCTGACGAAGAGCTAAAATAAATTTCGTTTGATTCGCATCATAGGTCGCCGTGAAGTTTCTTAAAAACTCGATGACCTCAAGTTCTTGGTCTGCGCCTGGAGCGATATTCAAGGCATGTTCAATGAACTGAGTGACCTGAAAGCCTTTGGACGAGCTGGTCATCTCGACAATTTTGATACTGCTAGAGCCTATGTCTATGCCTACTGACTTCACCGTTGAATTCCTCCATGAATCCTTGACTTTAGTTTATGCGAGGTTCGGCTTGGTGTATAGCATTTTAAGTTAGCGGCACGCCTTCCGGGCTCGTCGGTGCCGAAGCTTCGCTTCGGTTCGCGCCGTCCGGGCGCCACCGAAGGCCGCTAACTTAAAATGCTATACACCAAGCCTAATCGATAAACTTAAGATCTCGTCTCCGTTTTTTTTCTGGGCGCCTGGCGGCGCCGTGGGGGCGGATTTTTCAGAGGGAAAATGGACGTTGGTCTAGGTGTTAGCGTTCTTGCCAGAAGACTATTCTTGGGGGGCCTTTTTGGACTTGGTTTGATTGGTTGTTGTTTCCACCTGTCGGAGTCTTTGGTTTGGTCGGGTCCTCAGGTGGTGGGTTTGGATCTTGTTTTTCTTTGTCTACGAAGGATTTGATTTTCGTAGCGGCGCGGTTCAGGTCCATCACTATCGCGGTGATTTCTCTTGTGGCTCCGGCGAATTCGCCTGTGCTTCTGATTTTGAAGTTCATGACGGTGTCGCAGGTCATGGGGATGTCTTCAGGATTTCCCATAATGCGGATGCCTTTTTGTTGTACGAAGCTCCAGAAGTCTTGGCTGCCGCCGTTTTGGTCGCACTTAAAGGGGCCGCCCTCTTCTTCGGTTTCTCTTCTTTTAATAATTTCAGCTACGACTTCGTCGGTCATTGCGGGGTCTAAAGATTTTAAAACTTCTTTTGTTGCTAGATTTGGATTGATGCCCTTCATTCCGTAGATGGTGATTCTGGGTTGAAGAAGATCAAAAAAAGTATCATTCATTCCTGGAACCATGTGCAGTTCGGCAATCGTGCGAAAGGCGCGGTTCGGGGGGTAGTAGTCGGTTTGGGACAGTTGATTGAGTTCGGCGTAGTTCGCTCTTTTGTCGCCGCCGTTCAGGGATTGAGATTTGGGGCTCATCCAGTCGGCGATGTTGTTGATCAACTCTTCAAAGCGGACGTTGCTGTATTCGCGGGCGAATTCTTCGTCTTCTTGTTTCTTTTGTTCAAAGATATTTAGAAGCTGCTTCTTCGTCATTTCTTGCAGGCTTTTTGACGGAGAGTTCAAGTCGTTCAAATCAATTTTTGAGCCTTCGTCTTCAATCGTGACGATGTAGCTGGAATCCATCGAGGACTCTTTAAAGATTTTTTTGAAATTATCTTTGTCGACCGCGCTTAACTCATCAGGGATGGGCATCGGCCAGGCGAAAGGGAACTTCCAGATTTGATCTAGCATGGGGCTATTGCCTAATTGGGCGCCAAATTTACTTTGCGCTTGCTGATAGATTTTGATGCGCAGAAGACTTAGCTGCATTCCGGATTTGGCAGCGTAATAGGCTTTCACTCGATTCAAGCTTTGTGAGTTCACTAAATATTCCACGTTGGAGTCATAAGAGACTTCCATCGCGAAATACATGATCAGCATAATACAAGCGACGGTCACCATCATGGCCACGCCCCTTTGATTACTGAGTGGGACCGCTAGGTTGCGGCCAAGAACTTTGATTTCCTTGCGCATTTGCTGCCTCCTCAGGATTGTTGGGGAAGTGGATCGGGACTATGGCTTGCATAGAGTATTTTTTAGATTTGCCTTTTTCTTTTTTCTCAACTGTTAAAGAAACTTCCACGGCTTGGGGGAATTTTCCTTTTGTTGCGCCGTCGCCTTGAGCATCGGTACGCCAGTCGGTGACCCAGTCTTGCTTGCCTTTACCCATGTAGCGAAGTTTGAATTCAGAGACGTTCTCTAGAAGAACGACTTCGTCGCCGCCTTTAGTGACATCTAGATCCACATACGGCGTGCTTCGTCTCCACAAACATTTTGATGATGCGGAATCATTGCGCAAGTTTTTGCAATCCTTCACGGAATAACCGACTTCAAGAAAATCGGCTTGAGCGGTATTGCGAGTCGTGCGCGCATTGTTCATCGTCACTAGATTTAAGCTTTCGCCGTTGCCTACAAAGTGAGTTGCGGGATCGCGGCGAGGGACTTCACGGCGGTTGTTGGGGTCTTGGTTTGGGTCGGGAAACACCGAAGGGGCCGTCCCCCCGTTGCCACCGCCATTAGCATTCGTGGAGTTTTTCTTTTTTAAGATCTGCTCCATCTCTTTTTCAAGATCGCGATAGTGATAAGCTAAATTGATATCTCTTTCCACCAAGCGCATGGCATCGCGCATGCGGGAAACATCGTCGATTTGATCTTGCAATTTCCCTTTAGCTTTGATGGCTTGAGTGATCGACTGCGCCGTTAAAACGGTGAGGGTCGCCAGAATCGCAACCGTGATCATCAACTCAATCATGGTGAAACCCTTATTGTTTCTCATGACTAGCCTCCCGCACCCGGGATGGAAGGAAGTGGCAGTTGTTTATCGTAATCGACGAAATATTGAGTGGCCGAAAATTCTAAAGGCTTCTTCGCACCTTTGTAGATCACCGTGACTTTGACTTCCTTGATGGATTTTCCTAAGTGCTCGGCCAAAGTTTTCATGATCGTCAATGTCAGCTCGTCTGCGCCGCCCGCTTGGGCTGTGAGCGTCGCTGAAAAATCCGGAACTTCAAATTCTTTCGAAGTCATGCGCCAAGAGTACTGAGGATATTCGGAACCAAAGTCGTCTTCTTTTTCTTCGGGGATGGAGTCTAAGGGTTTACCTTGATATTCCATTTCCACTTCAACCATTTTGCGTTCAAGCAAGGCCGAGACTTCGGTAGAAAGCTGGGTTTTACGAACACGCATGAAACTGCCGCTCCAAGAATTTGCTAGCAAAAGCAAACCTGAAGACAGGATGACCAGCGCCATCACCGTTTCAATAAGTGTAAAACCTCTTTTATTTCTCACCGTTGGACATCCTTTAACGAAGAAGCTTTTTCTATAATATCAGCTTGACCCGTTAAAGGATTAAAAACAAGAGTCCAAGTTAAATTATTTCCGTTCGTGATTTGCACGGCGGAGGCTTCCACAAAGCCTTCAGGGAAGAAGTGAATATACGCGAGTCCCGAAGTGATAGGGGACTTCATATTGATGGTTTCCACAGAGCCAAAACGCAGGCCACTGGGAAGTTTTTTTTCTGATTTTGTGAGGGATTTATCCATCTGAAAAAGCGGCGGCGGAGCCTCTTCCTCTTTTTCAGATTCTTTCTTTAAAGCCTCTTCGTACATCTTAGGGTCCACAGGCTGCGGGCCATTGGCTCTTTCGACCCAATAAGCTTCATCTTGCGTGTCCATATTGATGACTAAGCGATACGTGGAGTTTGTGAGGCGGGCTTTGTTGCGGATTTCCTTGCTCAGAACGATGAAGCTCCGAGCAACGGCTTTGATATTTCCATCTCTTTTAACGAAACGGGGGGCTACCAACGCTACGACCGCGCCAAGAATTGCCAGCACGATCATGATTTCAATTAGCGTGAAGCCCTTTTGCGAACGCATGAAATTACTGAACATCCTCTAGAGTGATGTCTTTGTCGTTACCAGAGCCACCTTCACGGCGGTCTTTACCCAAAGACTTCAAAGTGTATTCAGAACCTTCGCGCTCATATACCAGTTCATTTCCAAATGGATCTTTAAGATCTTTTTTGTAGTAAGCCTCAGGACCCCAGTTTGAACAATCTGGATCGGCTTTCGTCAAACCTTCCAAAGATTGAGGGTAGTGACCACAATCTGTGTAATACATAGAAAGAGCATTCACAACTTGA harbors:
- a CDS encoding general secretion pathway protein GspK; translation: MRKEIKVLGRNLAVPLSNQRGVAMMVTVACIMLIMYFAMEVSYDSNVEYLVNSQSLNRVKAYYAAKSGMQLSLLRIKIYQQAQSKFGAQLGNSPMLDQIWKFPFAWPMPIPDELSAVDKDNFKKIFKESSMDSSYIVTIEDEGSKIDLNDLNSPSKSLQEMTKKQLLNIFEQKKQEDEEFAREYSNVRFEELINNIADWMSPKSQSLNGGDKRANYAELNQLSQTDYYPPNRAFRTIAELHMVPGMNDTFFDLLQPRITIYGMKGINPNLATKEVLKSLDPAMTDEVVAEIIKRRETEEEGGPFKCDQNGGSQDFWSFVQQKGIRIMGNPEDIPMTCDTVMNFKIRSTGEFAGATREITAIVMDLNRAATKIKSFVDKEKQDPNPPPEDPTKPKTPTGGNNNQSNQVQKGPPRIVFWQER
- a CDS encoding type II secretion system protein GspJ; amino-acid sequence: MRNNKGFTMIELMITVAILATLTVLTAQSITQAIKAKGKLQDQIDDVSRMRDAMRLVERDINLAYHYRDLEKEMEQILKKKNSTNANGGGNGGTAPSVFPDPNQDPNNRREVPRRDPATHFVGNGESLNLVTMNNARTTRNTAQADFLEVGYSVKDCKNLRNDSASSKCLWRRSTPYVDLDVTKGGDEVVLLENVSEFKLRYMGKGKQDWVTDWRTDAQGDGATKGKFPQAVEVSLTVEKKEKGKSKKYSMQAIVPIHFPNNPEEAANAQGNQSSWPQPSGPTQ
- the pilM gene encoding pilus assembly protein PilM; the protein is MKSVGIDIGSSSIKIVEMTSSSKGFQVTQFIEHALNIAPGADQELEVIEFLRNFTATYDANQTKFILALRQDRVAIRNKFFPFNDRIKISKSLAFELEEDLPFSSENAVFDAKIVRTVGGGAEVLACAAPKVHVQNCIQRGQDAGIDPAIVSAEGTALANVFEKWNEAPPALLPPNIALNDEDNRPVRHVQLILNIGHSRTLVSAFEGNSLIAVRSVLWGGKNIAEAISKKYEIPFLEAIKELQTKAFILTNKQGATFDQVTFSDTIAKSVRELARDLQLSILELKSEFNAQIDSIGLTGGVSQIQNIGPFLTQILEVPVNRTSTLDLIPNVLFERSAYNGAKAGVALGLAIEGFKKPRNPPVNFLRGEFAKENHQMKMFWEKWGHTAKVVAAAVLVLFVYTSLRESFSVSLADRTQEVLKDQAKTVAGLRGRNASESGIRKYIRDNKKRAADLKTLASVANMNSALDVIKKVNDATPAKTAVTLDVQQLSVTDALVQMQGYVNTPQEASLLQQSLTNITSDGQVRTQRSTLKPLNGRTAFSFSFNVDRGIQKVTR
- the gspG gene encoding type II secretion system major pseudopilin GspG, whose translation is MSLLKNRKGMTLIEIMIVLAIIGSIAALLLPNITGQLDKSKVKEAKIQLTQVVNALSMYYTDCGHYPQSLEGLTKADPDCSNWGPEAYYKKDLKDPFGNELVYEREGSEYTLKSLGKDRREGGSGNDKDITLEDVQ
- a CDS encoding pilus assembly FimT family protein; this translates as MRSQKGFTLIEIMIVLAILGAVVALVAPRFVKRDGNIKAVARSFIVLSKEIRNKARLTNSTYRLVINMDTQDEAYWVERANGPQPVDPKMYEEALKKESEKEEEAPPPLFQMDKSLTKSEKKLPSGLRFGSVETINMKSPITSGLAYIHFFPEGFVEASAVQITNGNNLTWTLVFNPLTGQADIIEKASSLKDVQR
- a CDS encoding prepilin-type N-terminal cleavage/methylation domain-containing protein, whose product is MRNKRGFTLIETVMALVILSSGLLLLANSWSGSFMRVRKTQLSTEVSALLERKMVEVEMEYQGKPLDSIPEEKEDDFGSEYPQYSWRMTSKEFEVPDFSATLTAQAGGADELTLTIMKTLAEHLGKSIKEVKVTVIYKGAKKPLEFSATQYFVDYDKQLPLPSIPGAGG